DNA sequence from the Streptomyces sp. NBC_01497 genome:
GAGGCCCGGGGCGAGCAGGGCGGCGGCGGGCGAGTCGTCGAAACCGACGACCGCCACGTCGTTGCCCGGACTCAGGTCGTTGTCCCGCAGCGCCCGGTAGCAGCCGAGCGCCAGGGTGTCGCTCGCCGCGACGACGGCGGTGGCCCGGGCCAGTACCGGCCCCACGGCCTCGCGCGCGGCGTCCACTTCGTTCACCGACGCCACCCTGAGGTCACGCGTCGGCAGGGCGTGCGCGCGCATCGCCTCCCGCCAGCCACGCGCACGGTCGTCACCGACGCCGGAGCCACGCGGCCAGCCGAGGAACGCGATGCGCCGGTGGCCCGCGGCGACCAGGTGGTCGACGGCCGCCGCCGTACCGTGCGCACCGTCCACGTCGACCCAGTCGCCGTTGTCGCGGGCCGACCAGGATCTGCCGAACGCCACGAAGGGGACGTCGCGCTTGAGCAGCCAGGCGGGCCGTTTGTCGCCCCGGTCGGTGTTGCTGAGGACGAACGCGTCGACGGAGTGCTCTCGCAGCAACTCGTCGTAGCGCTCGGCCTCACCGTCCGGTGTGCTGGACGCTGCGAACAGCAGGATGCGGTAGCCCGCCTTGTCCGCCGAGTCCGACAGGGCGTGCAGGAAGTCGTCGTGCACCGGGGTGGAGACCCCGGCGGGGCTCTGCTGCACGGCGTACCCGATCAGCCTGCTCGACCGGGTGCGCAGCGACCGTGCCGCCTGGTGGGGGCGGTAATCGAGTTCGCTGATCGCCTCGTTGACCCGGGCCAGCGTGCGGGGCGCCAGCAGGTCCGGCGAGTTGAGTGCGTTGGAGACCGTCTGGACGGACACACCCGCACGCTGAGCGACCAGCGCCAGGGTCACGGGTCTCTTCCTGTGCCCGCCCGCTGGGGTCGTCCGTGCCACCGAGGGCCTCCGTCGTCCATGCGCGGACCACTCGAAATGCGGCGCCGCGGCTTCGATGGATCGATAAAACTCTCTTTCGTGCCTGGTTGACAAGAGCTAGGGTGAATTTGATCGATCCAAAGATGGATCTGCAGATGGTCTCCATGACGGCCGCACAGCGGTTCTCCCCGTGCCACACGGGGCGCGGCCCGGTCCGGAACCGTCTCCCACCAGCCAAGAGAGGCGTCGCCCAGTGAACATGGCTGTCCAGGGGCACTCCCCGAGGGACCCCTCCCCCACGGACGTCGTCACGGAGGGCCTGCAGCCCTTCCTGCACGACACGTGCACCACGCTCTACGCCCCGAGCCTCGCGCTCTCCCGCCCCGACGGGGACATGGCGGAGGGCGCGGACGGCTTCTTCCACGGTGACCGCAGAGCGCTCTCCACCCTCCGGGTCGTCGTCGAGGGCGTTCCCCTGGCGCCGGTGGGCAGGACCCTGCTCGCGGCGGACAGGACCGCCTTCCGCTCGATCCTGCGCGGCGTCGGCGAGCACACGGCGGACCCCGCCGTGACGCTGCGCCGGGTCCGGTCGGTGACGCCCGGCGCGCTGCGCGAGGAACTGGAGATCGTCAACGCGGGGGTGCGGCACCTGAGTCTGACCCTCGCGCTGCACGCCGGCACCGACCTCGCGTCGATGGGCGACGTGAAGGCGGGCCGGGGGCGCCCCTGCCTGGAAGCCCGCGCCGAGGGCGGCGGCCTGCTGTGGGAGACCGAGGGTGTGACGGTCGCGCTGACGGCGGTACCGGTGGCCGGGGCGCGGGAGACGGACTCCGCGCCGGAGACCGCGCCCACAACGGACCTCATAGGCGGAGGGGTTGGCGCGGGTTCAGTCCGGGCGGCGGGCGGCGCGGCGGCGGTTCGGGACGAGGCCGCCGCGAGGACGACGCGGGTGGAGGCGCTGCCGGACGCGGTACGGGTGGCCGCCGAGCCGGACGCGGTACGGGTGGCGGCCGCCGAGGGCGTCCTGCGGCACACCGTGGACCTTCCGCCGGGCGGCACCTGGCGAGCGGCGTTCTCGTGCGTCGTGACGGAGACCGAGGGGGACGGCTTCGCGGCCGTGGCGCCCGGGGCCGTCAGCTGGTCGCGCACCGAACTGCGCAGCGCCGACCGCAGGTTCGACCGGCTTCTCACCCGCTCGCTCGGTGACCTGGAGCGGCTGCTGCTGTCGGACGGCGAGCACCCGGACGACCGGTTCCTCGCCGCCGGTTCCCCGTGGTTCCTCACCCTGTTCGGGCGCGACGCGCTGTGGGCCGCGCGGATGCTGCTGCCGCTCGGCACGGACCTCGCGGCGGGCACCCTGCGCGTTCTGGCCCGCCGGCAGGGCCGGCGCGTCGACCCGGAGACCGAGGAGCAGCCGGGCAAGATCCTGCACGAGGTGCGCCGCGAGACCGTCGGCGGCTCCCTGCTGCCCCCCGTGTACTACGGGACGGTCGACGCGACACCGCTGTGGGTGATCCTGCTGCACGACGCGTGGCGCTGGGGCCTCGACCCGCAGGAGGTGCGCGCGCTGCTGCCGCACGCCGAAGCGGCCCTGGAATGGCTCGCGTCGTACGGCGACGCGGACGGCGACGGACTGCTCGAATACATCGACACGACCGGCCGTGGCCTGGCCAACCAGGGCTGGAAGGATTCCGGCGACTCCATCCGCTGGCAGGACGGCCGGCTCGCGCGGGCACCCATAGCCCTGTGCGAGGTCCAGGCGTACGGGTACGAGGCCGCCGTCGCGGGCGCGCGCCTGCTGCGTGCCTTCGGCCGGCCGGGCGCCGAGCGCTGGGAGCAGTGGGCCGGCCGGCTGCGCGACCGCTTCCGGGAGAGCTTCTGGACCGAGGACGCGACGGGACGCTTCCCCGCGGTGGCGCTCGACGCGGACAAGCGCCCCGTCGACTCCGTCACGTCCGGCTTCGGACACCTCCTCGGCACGGGCCTGCTCGACGACGAGGAGAGCGCGCTGCTCGCGGCGCGCCTCGC
Encoded proteins:
- a CDS encoding LacI family DNA-binding transcriptional regulator, coding for MTLALVAQRAGVSVQTVSNALNSPDLLAPRTLARVNEAISELDYRPHQAARSLRTRSSRLIGYAVQQSPAGVSTPVHDDFLHALSDSADKAGYRILLFAASSTPDGEAERYDELLREHSVDAFVLSNTDRGDKRPAWLLKRDVPFVAFGRSWSARDNGDWVDVDGAHGTAAAVDHLVAAGHRRIAFLGWPRGSGVGDDRARGWREAMRAHALPTRDLRVASVNEVDAAREAVGPVLARATAVVAASDTLALGCYRALRDNDLSPGNDVAVVGFDDSPAAALLAPGLSSVRQPLREVGTACIRLLIDRIGAPGAASEHVLLTPELVVRESSAAPPPALP
- a CDS encoding glycogen debranching N-terminal domain-containing protein — its product is MAVQGHSPRDPSPTDVVTEGLQPFLHDTCTTLYAPSLALSRPDGDMAEGADGFFHGDRRALSTLRVVVEGVPLAPVGRTLLAADRTAFRSILRGVGEHTADPAVTLRRVRSVTPGALREELEIVNAGVRHLSLTLALHAGTDLASMGDVKAGRGRPCLEARAEGGGLLWETEGVTVALTAVPVAGARETDSAPETAPTTDLIGGGVGAGSVRAAGGAAAVRDEAAARTTRVEALPDAVRVAAEPDAVRVAAAEGVLRHTVDLPPGGTWRAAFSCVVTETEGDGFAAVAPGAVSWSRTELRSADRRFDRLLTRSLGDLERLLLSDGEHPDDRFLAAGSPWFLTLFGRDALWAARMLLPLGTDLAAGTLRVLARRQGRRVDPETEEQPGKILHEVRRETVGGSLLPPVYYGTVDATPLWVILLHDAWRWGLDPQEVRALLPHAEAALEWLASYGDADGDGLLEYIDTTGRGLANQGWKDSGDSIRWQDGRLARAPIALCEVQAYGYEAAVAGARLLRAFGRPGAERWEQWAGRLRDRFRESFWTEDATGRFPAVALDADKRPVDSVTSGFGHLLGTGLLDDEESALLAARLAGPRLDSGFGLRTLSTDSVGFNPFGYHIGSVWPHDTAIAVHGLVRAGFPEEAASLARGLVAASEVFEGRLPELFAGHGTAHDGAPAPYPAACRPQAWSAASAVMLLTAALGLDVDVPAGTLRLDARGAAGVGPLDLTGLRVAGAPLAVHVDASGRVRVDAPDELTVHGADRSGPHPGATS